One stretch of Streptomyces sp. A2-16 DNA includes these proteins:
- a CDS encoding biotin transporter BioY yields the protein MSTAVAPLRTGQVLADLIPASRVRDVALVVGGAALTGLAAQIAVPVPGSPVPVTGQTFAALLVGTTLGARRGVASLALYALAGLAGLPWFAQGTSGFSVSFGYILGMILASAAVGALARRGADRSVLRMAGTMLVGEAIIYAIGVPYLAYAADMSLSAAIAAGLTPFLLGDALKAALAMGVLPTAWKLVKR from the coding sequence ATGAGCACCGCCGTCGCCCCCCTTCGCACCGGCCAGGTCCTCGCCGACCTGATCCCCGCCTCCCGCGTCCGGGACGTCGCGCTCGTGGTGGGCGGCGCCGCGCTCACCGGTCTCGCGGCGCAGATCGCCGTGCCGGTGCCAGGCTCCCCGGTGCCGGTGACCGGCCAGACCTTCGCCGCCCTCCTCGTCGGCACGACCCTCGGCGCCCGCCGCGGTGTCGCCTCCCTCGCCCTGTACGCGCTGGCCGGCCTCGCCGGACTCCCGTGGTTCGCCCAGGGCACCTCCGGGTTCTCCGTCTCCTTCGGCTACATCCTCGGCATGATCCTGGCCTCCGCCGCCGTCGGCGCCCTGGCCCGCCGCGGCGCCGACCGCTCCGTGCTGCGCATGGCCGGCACCATGCTGGTCGGCGAGGCGATCATCTACGCGATCGGTGTGCCGTACCTCGCCTACGCGGCCGACATGTCGCTGTCCGCCGCGATCGCGGCCGGCCTCACCCCGTTCCTCCTCGGCGACGCCCTCAAGGCCGCCCTGGCGATGGGTGTCCTGCCCACCGCCTGGAAGCTCGTCAAGCGCTAA